A single region of the Mytilus trossulus isolate FHL-02 unplaced genomic scaffold, PNRI_Mtr1.1.1.hap1 h1tg000215l__unscaffolded, whole genome shotgun sequence genome encodes:
- the LOC134701105 gene encoding glutaminase kidney isoform, mitochondrial-like, with translation MINAGAILTCSLLKQNMNLADRFDYVTKMFKRLTGGEYLAFNNAVFLSERETADRNFALGYYMRENKCFPEGTNLMETLDFYFQLCSIEADCDSASVIAATLANGGVCPTTGDKVFSTNSVRNTLSLMHSCGMYDYSGGFAFEVGLPAKSGVSGCIMLVVPNVMGICMWSPPLDKYGNSVRGIQFCKDFVEKFNFHNYDSLIHSPKKFDPRIRKAESRAKVVVNLLFGAYNGDVTALRRYALLGTDMNLGDYDGRTALHVGAAEGNDTVVKFLLEKCKVNPFPRDRWGFTPLDDAVRFGHTEVQKILEPYTEEDKDNTTVDS, from the exons ATGATAAATGCTGGAGCCATTCTGACCTGTTCTTTACTCAAGCAGAACATGAATCTTGCAGATAGATTTGATTAT GTAACAAAGATGTTTAAAAGATTGACGGGTGGAGAATATCTGGCATTCAATAATGCTGT gTTTTTATCTGAGAGAGAAACAGCTGACCGCAATTTTGCCTTGGGATATTATATGAGAGAAAATAAG tGTTTTCCAGAGGGAACCAATTTGATGGAAACATTGGATTTTTATTTCCAG ctttGTTCAATAGAAGCTGACTGTGATTCTGCCTCTGTGATAGCAGCTACTCTAGCTAATGGAGGGGTGTGTCCTACGACAGGGGACAAGGTGTTTTCTACCAACTCTGTACGGAATACTCTGTCATTAATGCATTCCTGTGGCATGTATGACTACTCTGGAGGCTTTGCCTTTGAG gTTGGTTTACCTGCTAAGTCTGGTGTCTCAGGATGTATAATGCTGGTTGTACCAAACGTAATGGGTATATGTATGTGGTCACCGCCATTAGATAAATATGGCAACAGTGTCAGAGGGATACAGTTCTGTAAG gATTTTGTTGAGAAATTTAATTTCCATAATTACGATAGCTTAATACATTCTCCTAAGAAGTTTGACCCTAGAATAAGGAAAGCAGAGTCTAGGGCCAAAGTTGTCGTTAATCTGTTGTTTGGAGCTTACAATGGAGACGTAACAGCTCTCAGAAG ATATGCATTATTAGGTACTGATATGAACTTAGGAGATTATGATGGAAGAACAGCTTTACATGTTGGGGCTGCAGAGGGAAATGATACTGTTGTTAAGTTTCTGTTGGAGAAATGTAAAGTTAACCCATTCCCTAGAGACAG ATGGGGATTTACACCACTTGATGATGCTGTAAGATTTGGGCACACAGAAGTACAGAAAATATTAGAACCCTACACAGAGGAAGATAAAGACAATACAACTGTAGATTCTTGA